A region of Rhodamnia argentea isolate NSW1041297 chromosome 9, ASM2092103v1, whole genome shotgun sequence DNA encodes the following proteins:
- the LOC115733654 gene encoding ankyrin repeat-containing protein BDA1-like has protein sequence MSLQEAIAADSVNELYSLIERDENILDNGSQGPFPNTPLHVAAEQGKTKVAMEIATLKPPFARKLNRGGYSPMHLALQKKHYRTVSALMTLDPELVRVRGRGGITPLHFVAGEKGDNGWDSVELLELLAEFLSACKSSIEDLTNQCETAVHVATRTGNNEAFKVLFGWLKRVHLTRILEWKDQNGDTVLHIAASEKQPEIIKLLIGYTAVKAKNFRGKTALDIFQENPSGDQDLANRSRRLGRRAITPTLSLSQFFSKELTSFEKCANFFRIPDESARNIILIVSSLIAAATYQAALTPPGGYLQDSSSNPTANSTVINANSSSMATGKTHGARDSIRTGSRLYGYAMLNSLAFFTSIATIWATTFTVEANALFHIPIPLLCLAYSVSRIVQIPQDREVEAIYLLVLAVFCLIAVFCVPVLWRVAYTRVRRRIDATRGCVATFDDRKIQRTWQALLIFIILVTLVAV, from the exons ATGAGCCTTCAAGAAGCAATAGCTGCTGATAGTGTTAATGAGCTCTACAGCTTAATTGAGCGGGACGAAAACATCTTAGACAATGGATCCCAGGGCCCCTTCCCAAATACTCCACTACACGTTGCCGCAGAGCAGGGGAAAACTAAAGTGGCCATGGAGATAGCCACCTTGAAGCCGCCGTTCGCTCGGAAGCTGAATCGAGGGGGTTACAGCCCCATGCACTTGGCTTTGCAAAAGAAGCATTATCGCACTGTGAGTGCACTGATGACCCTCGACCCTGAATTGGTTCGAGTCCGAGGAAGAGGCGGGATCACCCCTTTGCATTTTGTAGCCGGGGAAAAAGGAGACAATGGGTGGGACAGTGTGGAGCTCCTGGAACTCCTGGCCGAATTCTTGTCTGCTTGCAAATCGTCCATCGAAGACTTGACGAACCAATGCGAGACTGCGGTTCATGTTGCCACTAGGACCGGCAACAACGAAGCATTCAAGGTTTTGTTTGGATGGCTTAAGCGAGTCCATCTCACACGAATCTTGGAATGGAAAGACCAAAACGGTGACACCGTCTTACACATTGCTGCATCCGAAAAGCAGCCCGAG ATCATCAAGCTGTTGATTGGGTACACGGCTGTAAAAGCGAAGAACTTCCGGGGCAAGACCGCTctggacatcttccaagagaatCCTAGCGGCGATCAAGATCTAGCGAATAGGTCACGCCGTCTAGGACGTCGGGCAATTACTCCTACCCTCTCTCTATCACAGTTTTTTAGCAAGGAACTAACTTCCTTTGAGAAGTGCGCAAATTTTTTCAGAATCCCAGATGAATCCGCCCGCAACATAATCCTCATAGTGTCTTCCTTAATCGCGGCTGCCACTTACCAAGCTGCTCTCACTCCTCCAGGAGGATACTTGCAGGATTCCTCTTCAAATCCCACAGCAAATTCCACTGTCATTAACGCCAATTCCAGCAGCATGGCTACCGGGAAAACACATGGAGCCAGAGATAGTATCCGGACAGGTTCAAGACTCTATGGGTACGCGATGCTCAATAGCCTGGCCTTTTTCACCTCCATCGCCACAATCTGGGCTACCACTTTTACTGTAGAGGCCAACGCTCTGTTTCACATCCCTATACCCCTTCTCTGCCTTGCTTACTCTGTTTCTCGTATTGTCCAAATTCCGCAAGACCGTGAGGTGGAAGCAATTTACCTACTTGTACTTGCTGTGTTCTGTTTGATCGCCGTGTTTTGTGTCCCCGTGCTCTGGAGGGTAGCGTACACAAGAGTTCGGCGACGAATCGATGCCACAAGGGGATGCGTCGCAACTTTCGACGATCGAAAGATTCAACGTACTTGGCAAGCATTActtattttcataattcttgTCACGCTAGTTGCTGTTTAG